In the genome of Caenorhabditis elegans chromosome IV, the window GATCGgaataaaaattcaggaaaaatagaacaaccaaaaaacagaaaaggatttttcgaatttccggaaaatcaaaaatcgaaaaaaaaaatgtttagaattactataaattgaaaaaaaatgaacgaaaattgtaatttttaatcaaattttgttaatcaggaaaacagaagaaaacctaaaattttcttctaataAGAAtgaaaatggccaaaaaaaatttccgctaATTcgaaacatcaaaattttagaaagctaacaaaaattgtaatatttaatataacctttttttccattttttcattcGATGCTCATATCCAGtcttttgtaacaaaaaatgatacaTTTCAGAAAGAATTTTCCCCCCACTCAATGGATTCTCCTTCTGCACATGGATCTACCTTGATGCTCTTTCGGACAAGAAAGCAGATGCTCATCCGATTCGACTGCTCACTGTTACACGCGCCGTGGCTCCACCGAACTCTGACCCACCATCCAAGAAACCATCGCAGACAGCACATCTCGCCTGCTTTCAGTGTCAATTCTCGGCGTTTGATCGAAGTTTGCTGATTTCTACTGAAGAAAGTGATCAACCTGGAGCGGATTTGGAGAAGActgccaattttcagactgaTAAGGTAATCATATAGATAgctaggtttttaaaaatagagcaatgaaatttggaaaaaaacttttaaaggaTGCACTCGAAGAATGGTTAGTCACCTCTCAACAGAAATTAAGATGGGATTGAAAAGATCTAGAGGAGCTTATTCTAAGGTTGAAACTTCAGGTAATGCTCCAGTAATTGGGTTCGACACCTCTCCAGTGAAACTAATATGAGTTTgaatttggagtcatttaaataaatatttcccagatttcggtactgaACCCTTCAAAACTAATTCATATTCCAGCTGATCAGAATCACATTGGCCGATCAAGTTCGATGTGGAGAATGGTTTCATTTGGCTGTAGTGTTCAATCGATCCGTATTGAAATCATCACAGGTACGAcacttgacaattttttatttaggcgaaaaaaaaaactcatccAGATCTTCACATTATCACCCagaaatttatcagaaaactCATTGAGACGTGTAGGTTTATCTGGGTGtccattattattattatttcttaTTGCATTTTACAATTCCTGAAATCCTCGGATTCTACCCGCCCTCTAGTAGATCGTTCGGAATGTGATCTAGATGAGCATCCAAACCTTCTTCCAGCCAAATCTCAAactaattcgaattttatagGTATCACTCTACTTGAACGGCCGTCACATTTCAACGCAAAAGCTGATGTATGTAGCACAAAATGCTGGAGGAGCAGCCACTCAGCTGGCACAAACATACTCGGTGAATGCAGTTGTTGGCACATTGCCAGCTCTCAGAAGGCCTAGCAGGTTAAGGTATGTGCGACAGGAATTCTGTGGAACTCGGAAAAACCGAAGCATAGCAAAAAATTGCGGTTTGAAATccgcattttttcaacaatttaatACAAAACTCGGATTCTGAAATGAAactttaagattttttaaatgttttttggaagttcttgaaatttgtaaaagtttggaaaaaactttttctttttttggttttttttctcaatttttccaacaaaaaaaaaaagcaaagtatTTTACGGACAGATTATAAAATTCTGTAATTCTATTCACTAAAATTAATTCTTGCAGATTCCGCCTGGCTTCGATATTCCTCGCCGAAGAGCCAATGACTGCGGAAACAGTTCGAGCTGTTGTACAGCTTCAACCTCATTATATTGGAAATTATCAAACTGCCAGTACAGCTCCACTATTCCACGAGGAAAAGGTTagaatttcattgattttgaaaacaatttttcaattttccagatagtCTTCTCACTGTCAGCAGCTGCTACACAGGAATTAACGCTTGCAAAGATTCGAACAATGTATGGGAAAATGGATGCAGAAATTCTTTCACAGCATGTAAGACGACACTGAATAGATATCAAACCATTCAAAAGTTATTTCAGCTTGGAATATCACCAAATGATCACAGTACTCCACTTCGTGTACTCTGTAACACAATATCTCATGCTCCTGGAGCAGGTCGTACATTCGGTGGAGTTATTGTTGGATACCTTGGAATGCGAACGTTTACACCTCGACCCGTGCCTTCGTTGTTGGATTCGATTGGAGGATTCGCAAGTgtttatggttaattttttcaaaatatttgttacaaaaattgaaataatgttttattgcaatttttcccaaaatatttattttccaaaattgcaaaagttttaaaaaaaatttacatgaaaacgtttttcattcaatttttcgaaaattaaaacaattctgatgtttccagaaataaagcggaaaaaattcttaaaataaatttaaattttaccaaaaaaacctgaaattttctgaaaagttagaaagttccaaaatagagtttcaaaaattttctgaaaaaaaaatgtttgaaaaaaattttaacaacaaattaattcatttttttctcaaagaatattccgaaaattagaaaaaaatattttgaataatttttcaaaaagtggaacATTTATGTGCAAATAATATAGGTATTTCCTAGGACTCATCGCAATGGCAGTTGACTCTGAAGGTCTCTATGCCTCACTGAAGTCTCTTGTCTCTGCAATCCGCTCTCAACCTCGCCTCCTCGCCACGTGGAATAACAATCGTTCATATCAAATCCTGGCAGTTCTTCTAGAAGATAAGGCTAAAATGCTCAATTCTCACATAATGCATATGGTATTTAACGTGACTGGAACTGCAGACACATCTCGAGAACACGCTCCGACTATCTCAAATCCATCGGCATTTGAAGATCTTTTATGTGACCTGAAAGTGTGGAAAGGAGCACCCAGTGAGCTGCATAAGATGCTGTTGGAGCATTTTTATGAGCTTATTACAGAGTgagattttgatattttaaagatttttgcaattatacacattttcagccaCCAACTGAACAATCTTCAAGTCGTTCGTAAATCATCTCTTCTATCTCGAATCTTACTGATTATTCATGATGAGCCAACAATGATTAAGAATACGGATGAGATTATATTCAATTTGATATCTGCAATTATGCAGCCACAATGTGATAGTCGAAgtatattgaaaattggacaaaGTATTGCAGCGACGCTTCCAACTAggtaaaataattggaatatatatgaaaattattctgatttttaaaacattagaaaaaaattactggcaatttttttactgtaaaaaaataattattaaaaatcaatagaaactgcaattttctatgttcaaaaaaataaattatagtaATTTCGATTTCAAGAGAAATATGgttaaaatgaaaacttagaatgaaaatttacagGCAACGTTTATAGAAtcaaactgtaaaaaataaaaacatttttttctcgaaatacggaaaaattgattttaaaaaatttggttttttcaatattcaggtaaaaaacaacattaaaaattaaaaaaaaaactacaattttgtatatcgaaataaaatttaaattcaaaaaactgaacacTTTAACAGAACAAAACAATAATTGTATTATTTCTGGAAACTTCaccttaaaaaataattttttcattcgtTTACTCAGctttcatatgttttttttcagcgaatcGGAATGCTATGAAGATTCCCATCTGCCATTCCACAtttccgaaattcaaaaattattcatcgAGTCATCAGATCCTCCACCAGAAGCACTACATCAAGTCTACATTCGGAATCGACTTTTAAACATTATTGCCAATTTCCTTGCCAACTCAAATACTCAAGTTCAACAACAAATGTGTGATCAACTCGTTCGAACTCTAGGATTTGATTGGTTATTTGCATTAATGTCACCTGGTGTTCATTCTGGAACTATATATCTTGCTCTTCGAATCCTTTTGCTCATTCTCAATCAACCATCCCTACTGGCTCGATTCAAGGAAGGATCTGCAAATGGTGGATGGCTATCTGAAGCTGATTCAGTTGTTCGGAATCGTGCAGCAGTGGTTCTGGGATTCTCAGTATCGGCTCACGGTGGAGCTGTTGGATCTAAAATTGACATCAATCCAGAGTTATCGAATTGTGGAGGATTTGCCGCGTTGGAGCATCTGATGGCTGCGCATGCCGACAAACCGTATCCATACTATGCAATGTTGTCCTTACTTGTGGGGCAGCCTATTTCAGCGCTGAGGTGAGTCTAGAGAGGCCCGTGAATATTGCAAGCCGCAAAAAGGCGGAGGGTAATTTTGCAAAGGTGTGGCGcggtttttaactttttttcttaaactgGATTAGCGCTGccactattcaaaaaaattcgtttcaaAACCGTGCCCGTAAAtcaactacagtaatcattttaagaattactgtagttttcgctaccagatattttgcgcgtcaaatatgttgtgcaatacgcattctcagaattgtATGCTCCTATAATACAATTTGAATAAAGTAGTTACAGATTCTGTGATCAATTCAACATGGAACTCGTATGGACACATGTCTTTGGTCTCAACTCGACGAGCTCTGTCTTTGAAGCTATAAACTCTGCGAACTTTTGTTTCGATGCAATAATCCCGTTGTTCGCAATGATTCGCACGTCGATCTATCACCAATCATCCATTCATCAACCATGGACAGTTACAAATCCATCGACTGTAGTTCAAATGATCACATTTATGTATCAGAATTCTCCAGCATTCTTCAATATTGCACATACTGATGAGTTCATTCTTGCATTGTTTTCTACACTTATTGAAGATACAAATGCAATGGGAGTCAAGTCAGAAGTTGCGAATAGAAGAAGTCAGGATGGAGGGGGATCTCCTGATGCCGAGTATTTTCAAGCTTGTTAGTACTAggttttaccgaaaaaaatcggaaaaaattttaaaaaaatctgaattataTCTTCtaggttttccaaaaaaaattcctaggtaattgaaaatttgaaaaaattttaaaagttgaaaaacagAGAATGCAAAAAActcccaattttcaaatttttctttttttctcatttttttctgaaaataattcagaGTAGGCATGctaaaacttttcgaaaaattaaaaaaaaacgtattttttcgttaaaaagtatttttaaaaagatccttatttcaaattttcagtcctCGCTCAACCAAATGTGCGAATTGTGATGGATCTTCTCAAAAAGATATGCTGTGACAATCTTCAAGTGAATACTTCCAAAAATGACACAATTATTGACGCGATTCTCGAtgtaaattttccatttccagtATCATTTTGAAGTATCTCGTTTCCAGAACATTTCGGAGAGTGGAAATACGCGAAAAACACAAATCGCCTGCCTGACTTCTCTACTTCATTCGGTTCTTGAACATACTGTTGGAACAGATCTTCTCTCATCATCAGCTCTTCCTCCAAACACACAAGCACAGAATATAGTTCAAATAGTCGCCAATATCTCCTTACTATCATCTCGTGCTGTTGATGCATTCTGGAATGGATTAGTATTTGGAAGTGAATCAATGAGAATGTTATCAACACTTTATCATCTTCAAGTGATTGCAagtaaaaaagtgaataaagCAGTGAATGCGGAACCGATTACTGGATGTATAATGAGAATGACATTGTTCATCTTGAGTCGACCGATAGACTCGGTTCCTGTTCAGCTCTCCGTTTTGGATGCTCTTAGTACATTGGTCTCGAAGCGATATCTATTCCTTTCTTCAAACGAAGCATGGTTCTTTGCATCGTTGACTCATTTGATTTTCATGTTATCAGTGACACCTGATGTTCTGTTTCAAGTGAGTTATattctagatttttgatttttcttaagaagaaaaccaaaattgatatttgagactaaatgttttgtttcggaaaatctttttatttttttgaaaaatttttaacataaaattctcagaaaaattcggaaaatctaaaaatctaaacttttttaattaataagaaaaaataattttcgggaaattttaagaaaacatttcttttccagaaattcgAGTGttggacatttttgaaaaaatttgaatttttttttgataaaccgggaaaaaattctgcacttttttttagctgatgttttttgaaaaataaccaaaattttttttgaatatttatattcgaaaaactaatttttttcctaaaatcaacaaaaattaaacattgcattttgtgactattttcagaaaaaaaaactaccatttttacttaaaaaataattttcagataataaacaattttcaattatttttaaaatttttttaaaatctagtacttttgagaaatatattgatactttaaaaaaaatggtcgaaactttttgattatgttcgaaaacgaaataaaattgttgaggaaataaaaaaaggtCTGATTTTGGAGGAAACTCCAATATTTAAACAGGTTCGGATCAAATTGAGTaagacacaaaaaaaaacgttttttttattaatccAAATTAGTTCCAGGACAACTCGTCTTCGTCGGATTTGGATAGAACAAGTGCTCAAGTAGCAATGTGTGCATGTCGTGTCTGGTCTGATGTAATTTGTGCAAAACAAGCACTGATCGAAGAGACATTCAAGAAACAATCGGTGACCGATATCAACGCTGCTCGTGCTCTTCTCTCCCATTCTGCTGGGGTCTATTGGCAACAGTTTGTGGATTCTCAGTTGAGAGCAATTCAGACTGGAGGTTCTTCTGCTCAGGGATCAGCCGTCACTGCGAAGGATATCATTCAGCAGCAAATTAGCTCGAAGTTCAACCGCGTTGCTTCAGGAATTACTCGATTTGCTGCGAAGCGATCAATGAGCACAACTACTGCTCTACCATCATCCGGATCGGTGGCAGCATGGAAGAGTACATCAACTGACAAGCAAGTAATATTCATGTGGCTCCGAGTTCATGTCAGTCTTATCAAAGAGCTCGTAAGAGCCCAGAGCACTCGATACACGGAATGGCATGCTCATGTTCGTAAGTGGTGTCTGCATGATTGGCATCAATGGGAAGCTGAGCTGACTCGTGAACGAGGAATTTGGGGACCCGAACGAGCATCGAAGCTGGAAAAGTTCAAGTTGGATCTCACAGAAGGTCCGACGACTCGAATGCGACGGAAATTAATTCCCAATCGAAATTTCTATCATATTTATCCATTCCGACCACATTTGGAAGCTCCATCCGCCAAGGCTCAACGAGCAAAAGTTGCGATTTCATTCGATTCGAAGCCATACTATGAAACTTGCCTTAGACATCGTCGCCGGACACTTGACACTCGAATTATTGATTCTTCAAATGTTTCGACAGCTTCACCTGAAGATGGATCTGGATCTTCCAATTTATTGGGATATTCGTTTACCGATTTGTCGCGTGAGTTTGGAGGCAACACGAAAAAGGAGAGCTcttaaaaatatggaattgCGAAATTATTTGAGAtaagaatttataaaaatagataaattttaagccaaaatctTGGATTTTGccgcttttttaaatttaaatatactaattttctacatttttatttcaaaaaaacatttgaaattattttattccaaaaatattgaaacttttgaaatccCGGAAGAAACGTCGAAAAGTTTCACATGCTAAGAAATccctatttttaaatttctgaaaatttccaaaatttcggtTTCCCAAATTCTGAATCaacaaaacaggaaaaaaccataaaatttttaaaattagggaaaagtttgcaacatttttttcaagttttaccTGAATTTGGtctttactttaaaatttttttgagtacgCTTgtccaaaatgaccgaatattgttataaaacactccaaataCTTCTAGTCTCTTAAGAAAATTGCCAAcattttggcctttttttttgaaaaatgggaaaaaccgaaaactgtaaattttcgatttttagactTTCAAGCGGAAACCCTTGTCTCCAACTCCATCTAACTTcataaaagtttcagaaatcaATTCCTCACTGATCCGACGTTTATCAACCACAGCTCCAGCCACCTCCAATGTATCTGGAACAAGCCTAGAGTTGAATGAAGAAGAATGTGAAACATCGGAACGAAAAGAAGACGATGAGtcgatttcttcaatttcagagaaaactgATAGTAATGGTGTACAATCATCTGGGCCTTCAACATCATCAAATACAACGAAAGAAGCTAAGAAAGaggagaaaaaagaggaaaagaaggCTGGACCAGATAATCAGACACTTTTAAGACTTCTGGAACAAGGAGAGCAACTCCACTCAATGTTCAGATGTGCAAGAATTCAAGGATTAGAAACTGCGGAAGGATTGCTACTTTTTGGAAGAGATCACTTTTATGTTGTGGATGGATTTACTCTTctcaaaacaaaagaaattcgagatttggattttttgagtcAAGAGATGCATGATCCGATTGTACCGTATCCGGCTACAGGTGCTACACAGCCACCGAAATCTTCGAGACTTTGTTCGAAATTTAGTTATAACATGATTCGGGAAGTTCATAAGAGACGGTGAGAGATTgagttctttgaaaatttcattagtaaatatattttattttccagatatttATTGCAACCTATTGCTCTTGAAGTGTTCAGTTCGGATGGACGAAATTATTTATTGGCATTCCCGAAAAAGATTCGAGATCGAGTTTTTgataagtgagttttttgaatcaatgaattaaaatattgtaaattaggaatataaattgttttcaacatttttaaaattatcgagtttcgtgaaaatctgaaatcgaaaatttacagttttcggtaattttggatttttcttaaatttttttttattttctgtaaatttgaaaactaaaacttGCAGTTTTCCGTTtagccgaaattgccgaatgtCGAAAATGCCCAAAACCGGcagttgccgaaattgccgattgccgaaattgccaaaaaattccaaaaccggcaatttccaaaaccggtaGTTGCCGATAATTTccgattgccgcgcacccctgagCGAGCACTTATTCATAAAGCTTTTGATGCCCTTTTCCCGCTGCCCAACAGTTAAAATAATAAaccataaattttcagattaacaTCAATGGCAATCAATCTCTCATCAGGAGGTTCTGATTCATTGGGAGGACAGAAAGCAAATGTGGCAATTGAAACAACTGGACGTGGAGCATCTCTACTCTCATCACTTATTGGCCAACAATCAGTAACTCAACGATGGCTCAGTGGAAATatatcaaatttccaatatttaatGCATTTGAATACTTTGGCTGGAAGATGTTATAATGATCTTTCACAATATCCGATATTCCCATGGGTTCTCGCAGATTATACAAGTTCTCAGCTggattttaataatatttctaCATTccgagatttttcaaaaccaatgGGAGCACAATCACCTGATCGACTGGAACAATTCTTAAAAAGATTTAGAGAATGGGATGATCCATCTGGAGAGACTCCACCGTATATGTATGGAACACATTATTCATCTGCGATGATTGTTGTATCATATCTTGTTCGATTGGAACCATTCactcaacaatttttatcacTTCAAGGTGGACATTTTGATCTTGCAGATCGAATGTTCCATAggtaaatttttctttgaaaatcacaaaactaGAACTTCCGACCATTCAGCGTTTAGCCACACCCACTTTTGTACCAATGAGCAAATAAAGGTGGGCGTACCTATTGGTCAAAAGttctaattttggaaaagtttaaatatagttttggcaaaacagaaaaaaatatcaataaaattaaattaaaaatttttcggaaatagGTTTCGAAAATCActacaaattataaaaaaccaacaacatattttcgatattttttaaaatttaacgattttgtcggttttttcgagaaaaataggttttttattattttcttattgtaaatttttttcgattttacgatttttagatttttttaattcaaaaatattacttttcaactcaaaaaaacattcaaaaaattgtgaaaccgcgaaattgaacttaaaaaaatattgtgattaggaaaataaactttcccaaaaagttcttaaaatgaagaaaagtagGCAACTCTCTTAATATTCTAGGTAACCcccgaaatttgaattttttttatcttcaagaacgtttttcaatttcaaatttcaaaatttccggctatttcaagtattttttaacttttgaaattctataaaatttattttgaaaaacaaaaaaataagcacattttctaaaaatcaagaaaattaagcaatgttttctgaaagtcaaaaaaaatccgaatttgtTTTggcggaattcaaaaatttctgataaatctaatatttttcagtcagaaaccacaaaactcgaatttttcagcgtCGGCGATGCATGGACATCAGCTTCTCGTAACAACATGGCTGACGTGAAAGAGTTGATTCCCGAGTTCTTCACATTACCCGAGATGTTCACGAACACGAATCATTTTGATTTGGGTGTCAAACAGAACGGTATTCATGTCAATGATGTGCTTCTGCCAGCGTGGTGTCATGGAGATCCACGTGAATTTATACGACTACATAGACAAGCGCTGGAAAGTGATTATGTATCATCTCATCTTCATGAATggattgatttgatttttggatATAAACAAAATGGAGAAGAAGCAGTGAAGAATAGTAATCTATTCCATCATCTTTTCTATGAAGGATCAGTTGATTTTGAGAGAATCGATGATCCTCTCACTCGAAATGCAACCATCGGATTTGTGAATAATTTCGGACAAATACCAACTCAACTATTCAAGAAACCGCATCCTCAGAAGAAGGTTAATATTCTTGAAGGATTCAGTAATACTCCTGGAGTAACAACTTCTCGATTATTCTACCATGCTATTCATAATATGTCGGCTCCCCAGACCCCATTCAAAGAGCTCCGATCGGCGATTGGTTCTATCCATCAGAATGATAAGATTGGAGTAGTTGCATTGGAACAGAATAAGGTGTTCATTGGAACTAATAGATATATTACATGGGGCCTACCGGATCGAAGTGTTCGAATGGGACAAATTGATAATGATAAATCGGTTTGTGTTCATGAAATGTGTGAAGTTGACGAGATGACGTGCGCGGCAGCTGGAGATGAGACAACGCTGTTCTGTGGAAATACTTCTGGATGTATTACGTAAGtttactgaatttttattacttCTGTATAGACTTAGTATTTTAGGATTACTATAATTTCGGAAGTAATGAGTTTTTGCCATTTAATGAAGGAAAATTGCCACAGTACTCAAGTGGTggctgttgcaaaaaaaatttcgaccaattttcgaaaagttttattatgatattcgatCACTTTGGCGCCATAGGAGTAGTTTTATTAACACTTTCCCCACTGGGGCTACTCCTCTTTTAAGTgaggaaaatttgacaaatccCTATCACAAAATACTCccattaataatttttagttcaaattaACACTATATTTTCAGGGTATGGAAAGTGAACAATAAGCCATTATCCATGAAGAAGCTGTCAGTGTTGAATGGACATTCCGATGCAATCACTTGCTTGGTTTCTTGTCAATCCCATGCTGTCCTTGTCTCTGCGTCTCGTGATCTGACTGTTCTCGTATGGCatctttctgaaatgttcttgATCCGACAACTTCCAAAACATCCACATGCAGTTCTTGCTGTTGCAGTCAATGATGCGACTGGAGATATTGCCACTGCCTGTTCTACTCTCTTACATGTTTGGACTCTAAACGGAGAACTCCTTGCAGTTTTGAACACGTGCGACGTGGCACCGGCGATTGATCCACAACAGATGATCATATCGTTAGCCTTCTCTACTGTAAGCAGACGcggaaaaattgggttttctaagaaaacattttgattttttaaatcgaaaccCTAACATATTCGATCTTCGGgctttaaaataaatgttcagatcaggggtgtgcggcaaatttgtcgaatttgccgaatatgTAAAACatggtaaattaaaaaaaatttgccgcacacatcaaaaaattgacaatgcgattttgaccaaaactattgattttgtcccaaaaaattcagtaaaatgacacaaaattgagttatttcgATGTTTAAGCATACACACTACACGGAATTTATttagaaaccagatgtgtgctaagaattcagtagtacatattggtgctccaaaaataccaaaaaaaaatcacaatttttggagtttattGAACACGGCAAATTGGCCGAATTTGCtgcgttcggcaaattttaagatttgccgcacacccctggttcaGACTTATATCGATATTTTCGAtggaaaaagttcgaaaaa includes:
- the wdfy-3 gene encoding WD repeat and FYVE domain-containing protein 3 (Confirmed by transcript evidence), producing the protein METRDERTLSLLHLRKTFSEYLKIPVSGSRSNDPSRLLPLFHKVMSMYTPQQLNAEFKEVVHFATFLCSVLVKEVRQRAASTGTIEAAQSIAEFLRPGTELKGYTILEAIRFLLSSEDEIMIDAACKVSLPSTLVKTIYLFFDLPAAATTVTVTDLTENATETEDEMLKNNEKLHDMIGQIMEGLCRFKCVSEELVRKDDLLLLFVGTTSQVAEANNCWRKLCARLLEVIADKSITNAVIKYVIVKKCVRIFVKNLSSAPSNSHSDAQKTAESIICLSCFLKNSAYLTDQLLDEFYEADGYTVIKDFLLKSETDNEIVRNILLMAISLVNSGKFEITPQYTSGLVQLPAFQLPIPAGNGLSVRNLNAFALLYHVFLESTSESTSCTVIDILHSIYTCDPANYFILDKEYPLSIFIDQLERKPHAVRVKLLELIEFAVFQLSHIPCRELISLCVLLKTEISAGKTAMCTIIVQMCFKLITVDAIIKDAFREVGLLDALCFIIRRMFEMYEKNIQNASFTVTSTSSRSQDQLKLSLLTTDLLTIIIKNNTENGKLFTECFGAKLLIEIVCEVNEEWRSSLLQLVKQLLIVAPTDQYIMHLVNTLQDRIPIENLEVMFSLLKALLGVVRESHKVRIQFRKSGGFLALSALLLGLEKRFTDLHPAGDGRIPREQCQMLEFVHIIFKVFTLSMRFEPSNAKYFSTEITWDSITSLLRLTSIFNESTVISIEETEWKSLTHTDLASEIAACHEVFRLDDNIEAGNVPKGMPFNIYFGCYVCRLIFNMALDNYEKMTSDIRWNDDGASLEESIVSWTSSLLVHPGAIISMLCLLPSISASSMKWTIAAQYYVSLLLKAILKSERNQQIMCQVDMPKHLLRIAEKLFLTENHILLQPFYYLLERLSYQSLTPNQLRSFLRLDSPLCCRSLDDDEDDDDDSKIEIADNEGGPVPLQRVKALVSMMTPRDQYIGTAPSFVEFDMSVEGFAALYLPSLAPMFSTTKAERIFPPLNGFSFCTWIYLDALSDKKADAHPIRLLTVTRAVAPPNSDPPSKKPSQTAHLACFQCQFSAFDRSLLISTEESDQPGADLEKTANFQTDKLIRITLADQVRCGEWFHLAVVFNRSVLKSSQVSLYLNGRHISTQKLMYVAQNAGGAATQLAQTYSVNAVVGTLPALRRPSRLRFRLASIFLAEEPMTAETVRAVVQLQPHYIGNYQTASTAPLFHEEKIVFSLSAAATQELTLAKIRTMYGKMDAEILSQHLGISPNDHSTPLRVLCNTISHAPGAGRTFGGVIVGYLGMRTFTPRPVPSLLDSIGGFASVYGLIAMAVDSEGLYASLKSLVSAIRSQPRLLATWNNNRSYQILAVLLEDKAKMLNSHIMHMVFNVTGTADTSREHAPTISNPSAFEDLLCDLKVWKGAPSELHKMLLEHFYELITDHQLNNLQVVRKSSLLSRILLIIHDEPTMIKNTDEIIFNLISAIMQPQCDSRSILKIGQSIAATLPTSESECYEDSHLPFHISEIQKLFIESSDPPPEALHQVYIRNRLLNIIANFLANSNTQVQQQMCDQLVRTLGFDWLFALMSPGVHSGTIYLALRILLLILNQPSLLARFKEGSANGGWLSEADSVVRNRAAVVLGFSVSAHGGAVGSKIDINPELSNCGGFAALEHLMAAHADKPYPYYAMLSLLVGQPISALRFCDQFNMELVWTHVFGLNSTSSVFEAINSANFCFDAIIPLFAMIRTSIYHQSSIHQPWTVTNPSTVVQMITFMYQNSPAFFNIAHTDEFILALFSTLIEDTNAMGVKSEVANRRSQDGGGSPDAEYFQAFLAQPNVRIVMDLLKKICCDNLQVNTSKNDTIIDAILDNISESGNTRKTQIACLTSLLHSVLEHTVGTDLLSSSALPPNTQAQNIVQIVANISLLSSRAVDAFWNGLVFGSESMRMLSTLYHLQVIASKKVNKAVNAEPITGCIMRMTLFILSRPIDSVPVQLSVLDALSTLVSKRYLFLSSNEAWFFASLTHLIFMLSVTPDVLFQDNSSSSDLDRTSAQVAMCACRVWSDVICAKQALIEETFKKQSVTDINAARALLSHSAGVYWQQFVDSQLRAIQTGGSSAQGSAVTAKDIIQQQISSKFNRVASGITRFAAKRSMSTTTALPSSGSVAAWKSTSTDKQVIFMWLRVHVSLIKELVRAQSTRYTEWHAHVRKWCLHDWHQWEAELTRERGIWGPERASKLEKFKLDLTEGPTTRMRRKLIPNRNFYHIYPFRPHLEAPSAKAQRAKVAISFDSKPYYETCLRHRRRTLDTRIIDSSNVSTASPEDGSGSSNLLGYSFTDLSQINSSLIRRLSTTAPATSNVSGTSLELNEEECETSERKEDDESISSISEKTDSNGVQSSGPSTSSNTTKEAKKEEKKEEKKAGPDNQTLLRLLEQGEQLHSMFRCARIQGLETAEGLLLFGRDHFYVVDGFTLLKTKEIRDLDFLSQEMHDPIVPYPATGATQPPKSSRLCSKFSYNMIREVHKRRYLLQPIALEVFSSDGRNYLLAFPKKIRDRVFDKLTSMAINLSSGGSDSLGGQKANVAIETTGRGASLLSSLIGQQSVTQRWLSGNISNFQYLMHLNTLAGRCYNDLSQYPIFPWVLADYTSSQLDFNNISTFRDFSKPMGAQSPDRLEQFLKRFREWDDPSGETPPYMYGTHYSSAMIVVSYLVRLEPFTQQFLSLQGGHFDLADRMFHSVGDAWTSASRNNMADVKELIPEFFTLPEMFTNTNHFDLGVKQNGIHVNDVLLPAWCHGDPREFIRLHRQALESDYVSSHLHEWIDLIFGYKQNGEEAVKNSNLFHHLFYEGSVDFERIDDPLTRNATIGFVNNFGQIPTQLFKKPHPQKKVNILEGFSNTPGVTTSRLFYHAIHNMSAPQTPFKELRSAIGSIHQNDKIGVVALEQNKVFIGTNRYITWGLPDRSVRMGQIDNDKSVCVHEMCEVDEMTCAAAGDETTLFCGNTSGCITVWKVNNKPLSMKKLSVLNGHSDAITCLVSCQSHAVLVSASRDLTVLVWHLSEMFLIRQLPKHPHAVLAVAVNDATGDIATACSTLLHVWTLNGELLAVLNTCDVAPAIDPQQMIISLAFSTMNEWDNDNVIMCGTSDGIVKIYSCVVFENDGSVSEHPALENPNSNSNENHDRSAAIAARLEKQRKRLKNSSTTATSSSVSGSGSASLTSPGPASPSAGGSRATNIDVGGAQFVRVLVQRTALTMHTAFNRPDNVHPAPITAIAPSRDHRSLYVGDGIGRVWCWQSAEGGGRADHWVQDVTRQRCDDCEHKFTLADRKHHCRNCGQIFCSTCSRFESHITRMNISRPVRVCRKCFQRLQQSSNLHNL